A region from the Lolium perenne isolate Kyuss_39 chromosome 4, Kyuss_2.0, whole genome shotgun sequence genome encodes:
- the LOC127347630 gene encoding E3 ubiquitin-protein ligase SINA-like 3 — translation MEHVVKSVIVGCSNAKYGCAEQVSYYHKEEHEKACPNAPCFCPESACGFAGSTMALLGHLASQHKCPLSTYHESGAVNVCLYLELGLRALHCSDDNQIFLFNMASEAFGHAIFFVWVQPKVIEPTFTCHMHCDSSTPDDSQSSSCTIRSSSLSDGLPAGYDLIVPKGKVSDEENGIMLRADIHVTRKVFYHSDYEPPLGCRKGKVGTLYYSNSDGKPPRPLAARFIPECSDSDDEQPLAARFSKICG, via the coding sequence ATGGAACATGTTGTCAAGTCAGTCATAGTTGGATGCTCCAATGCCAAGTATGGATGCGCCGAGCAAGTCAGCTATTACCACAAGGAAGAACACGAGAAGGCATGCCCGAATGCCCCATGCTTCTGCCCGGAGTCTGCCTGTGGCTTCGCTGGGTCAACAATGGCGCTCCTCGGTCATTTAGCCTCACAGCACAAGTGTCCACTATCAACCTACCATGAATCTGGCGCGGTGAATGTTTGTCTCTACTTAGAGCTGGGCTTACGTGCCCTGCATTGCTCTGATGACAACCAGATTTTTCTGTTCAACATGGCATCAGAGGCATTTGGTCATGCCATCTTCTTTGTCTGGGTCCAACCTAAGGTTATAGAACCCACATTCACATGTCATATGCATTGTGATAGCTCTACGCCTGACGATTCTCAGAGTTCTTCTTGTACAATAAGAAGCTCTTCACTATCTGATGGGCTACCAGCAGGCTACGACCTAATTGTGCCCAAGGGCAAGGTTTCTGATGAAGAAAATGGTATCATGCTCAGAGCAGACATTCACGTAACGCGCAAGGTCTTTTATCATTCTGATTACGAACCACCTTTAGGTTGCCGCAAAGGAAAGGTTGGGACTCTTTATTATTCCAATTCTGATGGTAAGCCACCAAGACCTTTAGCTGCCAGATTTATTCCTGAGTGTTCTGATTCTGACGATGAACAGCCTTTAGCTGCCAGATTTTCCAAAATCTGCGGTTAA